From the genome of Rhinoderma darwinii isolate aRhiDar2 chromosome 1, aRhiDar2.hap1, whole genome shotgun sequence:
gtggtcataaactgctgttttggcaaacggcagggctcagaaggaaaggagcgccatttggagtgcagatggtgctggattggtttcagggcgccagtgggcccaaaacagtggaaaccccccagaagtgacccaattttggaaactacacccctcaatgcatttacctagggttgtagtgagcattttaaccctgcagatgttttgtagaaattagtgtgcactcgatgttgcagagtgaaaatagtattttttccatagacatgccaatatgtggtgcccagcttgtgccactataacaagacagctctctaattattattcagtgtttccaggttttagaaacactctacatggggcactaatcttttgcctggacattcgaccaggctcaggagtgaaagcataccatgtaaaattgaggcctaatttggcgatttacaaagtattggttcacaactgcagaggctcagatgtgaaataataaaaagaaacccctgagacgtgaccccatttggaaactacacccctcaaggcatttattaaggggtgtagtgagcattttcaccccacaggtcttttccataaatgattgcactgcggatggtgcaaattaaaaatttatatttttccctagatatgccatttcagtggcaaatatgtcctgCCCAGCttataccactggagacacacaccacaaaaattgttaaaagggttctcccgggtatgacgatgccatatatgtggaaggaaactgctgttttggcacattgtagggttctgagcggagggagcgccatttaccttttggagagcggattttgcttggtagtagatttgtttgattattgctggtgcttCCATTTataaatgtgggggtacatgtaagccgggcggagtatataaggggcatagtcaggtggtataataatggggtaaaaaaaacaataaaatgatccatagatgtgtgttacgctgtgacacaatcctttctgcacaggccggtgtcgcactgatatatggcgtcctctcttatcccccttttggtccacactccgcacctttgcagtttggggaattctgctgggaaatgttgtcctggtataatacggacgccctcgcttcaagcagatatgtttgatccctccccttcctggtttcctaattttaggggccttgatattgcgccacttgaaacagaagaaatgttcccctcgggccggcacaactgcatattttttatttcctgacttattggagccttaactaatttaattttttcatagacgtagtggtaggagggctttttttgcgggatgagctgtagttattattggtaccattttggggtacatgcgactttttgatcaccttttatcctattattTGGGAGGccaagtaaacaaaaaaacgcaattctgccatagtttttttagtttttattatacagcgttcaccacgtgttataaactacatgttcacgttattctgtgggtcagtcccattccggcgatacctaatttatagaacatttttatgtgagaaccataacttttaaatttttttgtcgacggagctgtatgagggcttgttttttgcgagacaaactatagtttttataggtaccatttttggatacgtgcgactttttgatcacctttttattccaatatttgtagggcaaagtgaccaaaaaacagaaactctggtatagttttttacgggttttttttacgctgttcaccgcgtgcaataaataatattttgatacctcaggtcgttacggtcgcggcgatattaaatacgtatggtttattattttttttcaataataaaaggacttgataagggaaaaagggcgattgtgttttattttattacttgaaacttttattggtttcaaactgattttttttaacttttttatactttttttttttcaagtcccactaggggacttgaagttccaactgtctgatgttttctaatacattgcactacctacgtagtgcaatgtattagatctgtcagttattcactgacagcaagccgactaggcttcgcctcccgtcagggcctaatcggcttccgtaatggcagagcaggaggatattgtatctcctgttgccatagcagcaggagCCAGTcctgatcgccagccctgacaggcaatctgctagtaaccgctttaaattgctgcatcaaaggggttaatggcagggatcggagctagctttggttcctgccattacaggtggatgtcagctgtaacatacagctgacttccacagttgatgacgccggatcagctcctgagccggcgccatcttgccagcggctacggaagccgatcaggctccaccgcCAGGCGGATCTTGACTGGCTTCCGTGCTATGCAGACCGGTAGGCCAGTatcaggcctccggttgccactgCAGCCACCAGAAAtttaattgctggggttccgatgagttgcaaacagcttaaatgtagcgattacgtttgaacgctgcattgaaggggttaatggcggggttcaaagctaatttcggtccccgccattacagccggatgtcagctgtaagatacagctgagatccggcgatgatagcaacggcttagcttctgagccggtgccaaacatttggcgtaagtatacaacattttgcgggaagcactggctttccatgacgtatacttacgacaaatgtcgggaaggggttaaaatagtttTCACGGTCCTTCAACACAAACCATAATTTAGGTTtgtgtctaaaaaaaataataataagaggaCGTTGTAGGATGTGCAACTGGTTTGCCAAGTCCCCATCATGGAACACTTGGAGTTTCAGTGCAGTTTCTCCACTGTGTTTCTGTGAAGTGAGAAAAATGCATGATCCAGATGTTACATGAATGTAAAGAAGATTTGTAAAAATCCAATTTACATTTTGCAATTGAGAACCACACATTTTTAGGGCGTATTCAGACTTTGCTGTCAAAACTGCTTTAAAAAACGCATCCAAAACTCATATGCATTTTTACTGCAATTTGAAAAGCTCAAAAATCGCTTGGAAAGATCCCATTATCTTTAATGGGAATATGTGTCAGAGCATACGGCGCATTTTCTCTTTCACACATGTAAAATGAAATTACACATTCTGCAAAAAAAGAATGTCATGTCAATGCTTGGAAGGTTTTACACGTTGTGAATTCCatgggagggaaaaaaaaaacaagaaaaaaaaacgcctaaaTGCATCAAATACACAGCAAAACCATGTATACACATATTCATTGAAAAACTTGTGTTTCTCTCGTGTATTTGAAgagttgttctttttttttttttcagcctccaAATTACACCGTGTGAAATTGCTTCGTAAATCCCACATCCAACCTCCAGTATCTACaatagccgttttccatagatacAGTTCTAGGAACACTTCCTATGGTTCAACAGATACAAAACTGCATGTAGCCGTGGTTTTGATATTTTCTTGACTGCTTTTTTCTACAAAAGACAGGAGTGGATACGAATAGGATGAAAAGTCATAAAAGTATCGTCATAAACACTGAATGTtagtaataacaaaaaaaaaaaaaaaaaagtcatcttcATTCTGTTATGTGGCATTATTACCTTTTTTGGAGTTAAAGTCCTTTGTCTAAACTTCTCCACAGTCTCCTGTCCAGCATTTTCCCAGACAATGGCAAATGCTTCCGTTTTACTCTGCTCAAGACGAATGTTCTCCAGCTGCTGGCGAAACACTGGCGTTTTTAGGTTGTGATACACCGCCTGTAGAAGAAAACAAATGTAGGCGATTGTGAAAAGAATTCAGCCTCCTGGTTACTTTAAAGGTAAAGATTCTCAAATTGTACAGCGATACTTATGCATAGTCAACAATTATACAACTATTTCTGATTTTTACAATTTGTTAATACAAATTCACGCTGATCACCAATTCCTGGTAAATGTCCCAAACTGCCCGGTGTATAAGCTCAAAGCAACCTCCTGGCTCAGTAACCATATAAATGAACAATGAGCGTACAGTTATCAATGCAGTGGAAAATGGCCTGCCGACATCCTCAATAAGTGAATTCCTGCCAGCAGGAAGTGCGTCACTGGGGTGCGCAGGAGGAGAGTATATAGAGGAGGTCTTTTTATTGGGAGCAAGTGAGGGGGAGCGAATCCTGCTATATCTGCCTGCTTAGGAAGGAGGATATCCCTGCTGTGGAAGGGGGACGGTCAGCTGTGACTGCTAGGAAAGTGGGGGGCGGGGGGCTGCTATGACTACTGGGaacgtaaggctgtgttcacacatcgcGGTCCGCGGCAATAAGTACATTTTGAGCGTGATGTGTGAGCGTGGCGCCTAAGGCCAAGAATTCATATGCGTTTGCTAAATTGGATAAATTCACTATTACCTCGTCTCACTATTCCTAAGCGTAGGATAACTAACTCCCTTACATGCCAATTACACCCAGAAAACATATTCATATGTGCATTCTGAAAACTATAAAAAGGTCCTAAAACTGGTCATAGGCTACAAGATATTAAGACATCTTGTTGTTTGACAGCTGGTCACGTAGGGGGAAATTCCTGGTCTGGTggtcacatctgccaaaaaagtgcACTGCCGAGGTTAggatttaggctacattcacacgacagtgaaaaaaaaaagtccattaaaaactgatcaactgtcagtttttcatgaacattttgcatcagtgtgtctctacatTTTCATccctttccagtccgtctgtccgtttttaatggccgtttgtcatccattttgcatccgtttttcatggccgttaagaaaaaaaactgataaatttcattggtcaggctttttttgtcccaacctccTGAAAACAGCCAAAAGAAGGTCacattcacctagacactatttacagactCCCTATACATGATGCCacaaacctccctgtagatgatgccacaaagcctccccgtagatgagcccacacacctccctgtatatgccacacagacccccgtatataatgccacacagcccccctgtatatgatgccacacagcccccccgtatatgatgccacacagcccccctgtatatgatgccacagcccccctgtatatgatgccacacagcccccctgtatatgatgccacacagcccccctgtatatgatgccacacagcccccctgtatatgatgccacacagcccccctgtatatgatgccacacagccccctgtatatgatgccacacagcccccccgtatatgatgccacacagcccccccgtatatgatgccctacatactcaccgatgcagcacggtcttcttcaggtaaggcctctcgtcttcacgggatctgcggcgaCGCAATGACACACACTCACCGATTCAGCGCAGACTTCTCCTAGTCTAGTCGCCAGTCTCACAGGATCTGCGAAGGCGATGTCTTCGCAGAACCCGCAAGACTAGCGACGAGATCAGGAGAAGTCTGCGCTGCATCGATGTGTGTCATCGcgtcgccgatagccagcaagggaactagtaattTCCCTTCCAATTCCCATGTcacagatcagtttttaacggttgttacatggatTGACAGCCGTTAACAACTAATCCACTGacatctatgggggccgtcaggccgttaaaacggtcaaaaatagaacatgtcctatttattgACGGCGATTATTCAcgagccgttaaaaaaacggccatgtgaatacacccatagaacatcattgttctgaaaatggccgtgtgacggccgttaaaagaacggccgtcacacggccatttatcaccgtcgtgtgaataaggccttaatgtacTTTACTATAAAGTATCTATAAATGGTAGATCTCAGAAAGACAATTAAGCAACTCTGTACAAATAACCATATTAGTGTCACAAGACTTCATATATACAACTATACCTACAAACTATTGGCTTCAAACAGTACAAACTAAAATTGCATTCACAAGGTCAAGTTGTTATGCTTATTCCCTTTGTTAtaaaatgtaatacattttttcataAAGAATGTTCATAAAAAACAGCTCATCAGAACTACTGTTTTCAGCAATGAGAAATCTCAATGACACAAAAACATAATGGTAACCACCATACAGAATTTAGCCAAAAAAGTAAAAGGGTAAAGTTAAAATGAATAGCACTgaaatatcttctgtatatgtaaACATTTCCCATCACAGACTGGGGGACCTTTGAGAAAAAGCTGGTAGATATTCAAGAGTGTTTAACCCTTCCCACATACGGTACAGGCATAATTTATAGTGCAGGGATGGCACGGGCACAGGTAacacagacaggcataatacattacAATGCATTAGTAGTGCAACGTAGTACAGAAGTGATCGGCAAAATGGATGTTTTCCCAAGCAGcactaaaaaagtgaaataaagtttagtaaaaacgaaacaaaaatgttgacgtaaaaacaaaaacctctcTTACCactcaaaaaaaaacaacaactatctATTGTGAGGCAAATTAGTTAGAAATCCCAAAAATATAATGCACTTGGCTTCCAGGTAATCGTAACAGCCTGTAGAATAGAATTAACACGTTATTTAAACTATAGGATGAatagaaatttttaaaaaaacacaacaatggAAGAATACCTGTTCTTTCCCATTCCCCTGCACAGAAAATTTTTTGAAAGGTAAATCAACTTAAACGTACCGTACACTatggtgaaattgaaaaaaaaaaaaaaaacccttataCAGCTACATGATGAAGAAATAAAAAgaggttatggctctcggaacgaGATTAtccaaaaatggaaataaaatcgCTGCGTCCTACAAAAGAAGCCAAGATGCAAAATATGTGAATACTTCTTTACATTGTTTTGGGATTTGTAATACCTGTTCCAAAATGAAGGAGATGGTCTCCAACACCAATTTTAGACTTTGCTTATCCAATGAAAAAGCTGCTTGAAGTTTTTCCTCTTCTTCTTCATTAAAGCTTTGTTCAGTCTaaaaaccaaaagaaaaaaaaaaaagttaaagtttaaACAGATACTCAGAAGGGCAAATACTTTAACCCGTTAGCGACTGCCaacacgccttttaacggcggccactaacgggctttattctgatgcatatgcctttttactgcactgcatcaggataaggtaaacagagcagggagcgtcaaatctccctgctctcagctgctagaggcagctgagggctgggggcgtccctgctctgccgggtgagatcgatattagtatcgatctcacccgtttaacccctccgatgcggtgcgcaatagcgtgcaccgcatctgagtggttttggaaagagggagggagctccctctctctcccaccgacacccggcgatacgatcgccgagtgtctgtgtctccaatggcagccgggggcctaataaaggcccacaggtcggcctggagtgaatgcctgctagatcatgccgcaggcatgacctagcaaatgcctgtccgttttaaacggacacgcagtaatacactgcaatacaaaagtattgcagtgtattacaatagcgatcagagaattgcatattaaagtcccctagtgggactagtaaaaaaaagttttataaagttaattttaaaaaaaatgtgaaaaaaaatgaaaaacccagcttttccccttacaaaatgctttactattaaaaaaaaacaaaataaagtaaaaaaagttacacatatttggtatcgccgcgtccgtaacgaccccgactataaatgtattacattatttaacccgcagggtgaacgccgtaaaaaatgtaataaaaaactatggaaaaattgctgtgatgaaaactccaaaatggtaccaataaaaactacaagtcttcccgcaaaaaaaaagccctcatacaaccgcatcggcgaaaaaataaaaacgttatggctcttcaaatatggagacgtgaaaaagagtggcgaaatttcaggtttttttctattcccccccccaaaaaaaagtttataaaagttaatgtcccccaaaatggtgctattgaaaagtacaacttgtcccgcaaaaaacaagaccttatacagctatgtcgacgcaaaaataaaaaggttatagctcttgaaaacgtaaaaaatggcttggtcattaaggtttaaaataggctggtcattaaggggttaatctgcagTCATATCTTCAATTCAGAAAACTGAATTGTGCCTGGATCAAATCTATCATTTCATCGTTTTATCtgcataaaaacacataaatgcaGAGAGTGAGCAAAAATCCCAAACTATTGAGAGCTAATGTCAGTTATTTGTATCTTTTACACCAGTCAAGAAAATCCTCTAGTGATAATCCCAAGGCTGAGATCCCATAACAAATCTGAAAAATAAATGGGCTCGGAGGGATAATTGAGACTCTGACTGAGCTGCATTCATCAATCTAGTGATGCCAGAGACAACCTGATCTTGTTCTGTGGACTGATACACTGAGTCGGATATAGATCCATCAATTGTGTATACACTAGTGCCAAGTAGAACTAAATCAAGTGGATGCTTTTCTGGAGCAGAACACAAGACTGAAAATGTACATTTAATGTCGTTATTGTAGAAAAACTTCAGACATTGTATTCAGAAGCCACTAAGAAGCTGAGGAACTTTGTGATTGGATGTGGGCGATCATTTTAGGATTATGTATCAGGTACGAGTCCAGGAGGCAGTACAGACACTTTTCCCTTTGGCAAATAGAGATGCAAGGAACAATTTGAACAAAGATTTATTACTAATGTGATATATGGAGTTATTAGATATAGTAATAGGTTTTTATGTGGAAACACTGTCAAAAGTAGACCCATCTGTAAACATTCAAACTTGTCCACAATGGTTCGATGGTTTCGAAAAAAATCTCTAGAAATATCGGTGTGTTGTTATCGTTGTGGCCTGGTTTACCTGAAAATTTCTCAAAACCAATTTCAGCTATTAACTGAAGTATTACCGCAATGTTGGTTACTTCTCCTTTAAGAAGAAGACCTCAATCAGATAATCGTAAAGACGCACAATGGCCATTATGTCTTACACCCTGGATTTTCTATGTActcaaatgctttttcatttcCATATCCAAAACGCACATTGAAGGCATCAATGTACTATATCTGTTGACAAGCAGCCTGGTAGTGAATGCGGAGCTTGgccaaaattaacatttttatatatagcAGCACCAGCTTTACTGCATATTGATGCACTTTTGAAACATGTCATACATAATCAAAACTGAACTCATTTATAAGTCCCATGTTCGGAAACTTAATCTGAAAAGTAAATTCACAAGAAACTCACTTCTTGTTATTTGGATAATCATgattaaagggaaccagtcagcAAGTTCATGTGGCCAGAACAACCGGCAGCATTATATAGTGACAGTTGCCCTGATAACACTTTGCAATGTTTTATACTACAGCGCTGCAGTGCTTTAGAGATGCCTAACAGTTATATGTTAAACAGATGCGTCATAAACTGGGATCCTACCAGAAtgtataccattatagtctatgggtgatggatgccactatcAGGCCTCCGTCACTTAGAATATAAAAGtatatatgtttaacgtatacatcattaAAAGCTATAGAAAAGACCATGACATTAAAACGTATACCCGTGAGGTATGCCATACATCacctataggctcccatgttaaaaagcgTCATCTACTATGCTCTTCCATCCTGTAATAAAAAAGGTATACTAATGTATACAGTCCAACGGAGGTGAAAATGACACTCTATTGGCCTTCGTTGGACTAATTTAGCCATATGGCTAGGAGTACGTTGGGAGCTTTCCTGGTGTACACGTTAAACTTCCatcacaaacgtgatgtgaagagTGCCTTACATGTGGATTTGGCTGCGGATTTGCCCATTCTACATTAAAAAGGGCGAAATCCGGTGTTAACGCCCACAACAGAATGAGTATGCTGCAGATTTCAAGCGCCACAGCATGCTCGGTTTCTGTGCGGAAAACGTTTCAcagcacgtggatgagatttgttcaaatgacATCCACGTGGCAGGTACTGTCATTCTCTCTGGAAAATTTGCAACATTTCTGTCCTGTGTGGACTCGGCCTAAATGTTCTAAGATGTTGCACAATATGTAATCTATTAGGGCACATTCGCACAGGTTTGTAATGATGTGGCAGAGATCCAAGGCAAACCACATGTAAATAAATGCGCTTTTGCAAAGCTTTTCTAAAACGGTTGCCACAGTCGCTATATTAACGCGGCAAAATGCTTTAATTTACATGCGATTTAGCCAAAGTGCAGTTCTCTCCATATGGTCAGAGCAGGGCCATCCACCCAGGCAGTAGCATTAAggacttattcagatgaacgtgtgtcAAATCGGTCGTGAAAAACACCTGTTTTTCATGCCCGATTTGAACAGGTGAAGGACCCATTTTCATGGATTCCTTATaggttgagtctattgagggatctgtgaaaactgacaaatatagaacatgtcctatttattcACGGACATTTCACGCAgttcgttaaaacaatggccgtgtgagcAGCCCCATAGAAGTGTACGTATGACGGGCGTTAAAAcgacggccgtcacacgaacgATTTCAACATTTGTCTGAAAAAGGCCTAAGATAGCTGCTGTGAGCTTTCGATGCCGGACAAGAGCGGTCTCCCACCACTTCTGCATTTAGagaaaatggcataaaataaagaaaacaatCAGTACTCACCAGCGATGACGCTCCGACTGTCCTCCCGCCACACACTGGGAGGAGCGCTGGAGTGTCAGCGCTGGAACCCCGGGAGAAGGAATAGGTGAGTACGGATTGTTTTTTTACTCTAGAACATTTGCAGCAGTTTGTAAAAATCCGGATTACCCCTTTAACTATCACTTTAAATATTGAGAAATGATCATTTCTGAATTATTAAATCAAAGTCGGCTTACATGGCAAATTAATAGTGCTGCACCCACCTTGTGACATTACAGTAAAGTGTACCATATGTATAAATGGACATTTCCGTTATACAGTGTCAGATGAACATCCACAGAGGTGATCGGTGTAAATG
Proteins encoded in this window:
- the COMMD10 gene encoding COMM domain-containing protein 10 isoform X5, with protein sequence MATAIFKDTVSIKQAVSIINDMDAGKFPRLLSRILQKLHLKTEQSFNEEEEEKLQAAFSLDKQSLKLVLETISFILEQAVYHNLKTPVFRQQLENIRLEQSKTEAFAIVWENAGQETVEKFRQRTLTPKKLETTAWQLNLQMAQSTQAKMKSPQAVLELGVSTEDTKL